Proteins encoded by one window of Bauldia sp.:
- the moaA gene encoding GTP 3',8-cyclase MoaA — translation MNIAVPAIKPALIDPFGRTITYLRVSVTDRCDFRCVYCMAEDQHFLPRNEVLSLEELDRLCSAFIGRGVRKLRLTGGEPLVRKNVMSLVRALSRHIGRGLDELTLTTNGSQLARFAAELADCGVERINVSVDTLDPAKFKAITRWGDLAEVRAGIDAARRAGLKVKINAVALKGVNEHEFDDLIRWAHGDGMDLTLIETMPLGEVGADRTDQYLPLSAVRADLAGRWTLTDLAYRTGGPARYVRVAETGGRLGFITPLTHNFCESCNRVRVTCTGTLYMCLGQEDAADLRAPLRASGGDELLEAAIDEAIGRKPKGHDFIIDRDHREPAVSRTMSVTGG, via the coding sequence ATGAACATCGCCGTTCCCGCCATAAAGCCTGCGCTGATCGACCCGTTCGGGCGCACGATCACGTATCTGCGCGTGTCGGTGACCGACCGCTGCGATTTTCGTTGCGTCTATTGCATGGCCGAGGACCAGCACTTCCTGCCGCGGAACGAGGTGCTGAGCCTCGAGGAACTGGATCGGCTGTGCTCGGCGTTCATCGGGCGCGGCGTGCGCAAGCTGCGGCTGACCGGCGGCGAGCCGCTGGTGCGCAAGAACGTGATGTCGCTGGTCCGCGCCCTGTCGCGGCACATCGGGCGCGGGCTGGATGAGCTGACGCTGACCACGAACGGCTCGCAGCTCGCGCGCTTTGCGGCGGAGCTCGCCGATTGCGGCGTCGAGCGCATCAATGTTTCGGTCGATACGCTCGACCCGGCGAAATTCAAGGCGATCACGCGCTGGGGCGATCTGGCGGAGGTGCGCGCCGGCATCGATGCGGCGCGGCGGGCGGGGTTGAAGGTCAAGATCAACGCCGTGGCGCTGAAGGGCGTCAACGAGCACGAGTTCGACGATTTGATCCGCTGGGCGCATGGCGACGGCATGGACCTGACGCTGATCGAGACGATGCCGCTCGGCGAAGTCGGCGCCGACCGCACGGACCAGTACCTGCCGCTGTCGGCGGTGCGCGCCGATCTGGCGGGGCGCTGGACGCTGACGGATCTCGCGTATCGGACCGGCGGGCCGGCGCGTTATGTCCGTGTTGCCGAAACCGGCGGGCGGCTCGGCTTCATCACGCCGCTGACGCATAATTTCTGCGAAAGCTGCAACCGCGTGCGCGTTACCTGCACGGGCACGCTGTACATGTGCCTCGGCCAGGAGGATGCCGCCGATCTTCGCGCGCCGCTCAGGGCATCCGGTGGCGACGAGTTGCTCGAGGCGGCGATCGATGAGGCCATCGGGCGGAAGCCCAAGGGGCACGATTTCATCATTGACCGCGATCATCGCGAGCCGGCGGTCAGCCGGACGATGAGTGTGACGGGGGGATAG
- a CDS encoding translational machinery protein: MAHYHAAVWIDHEQARVFSFDRDASNEWNVHPADRHVHLHTKAGKGDSGRAAPDQHYFHSVAEAVKDAGEILITGPGTAKSELMNHITKHDPQIAKKVIGVEALDHPSDGEFLNLARKFFTRSDNLRPDSPPPPKG, translated from the coding sequence ATGGCCCACTATCACGCCGCCGTCTGGATCGACCACGAACAGGCCAGGGTATTTTCGTTCGACCGCGACGCGTCCAACGAATGGAACGTCCACCCGGCCGACCGCCACGTCCACCTGCACACCAAGGCCGGCAAGGGCGACTCCGGCCGCGCCGCGCCCGACCAGCACTATTTTCACTCCGTCGCCGAGGCCGTGAAAGACGCCGGCGAGATCCTCATCACCGGCCCGGGCACCGCCAAGTCCGAACTGATGAACCACATCACCAAGCACGACCCGCAGATCGCCAAGAAAGTGATCGGCGTCGAGGCCCTAGACCACCCAAGCGACGGCGAGTTCCTCAATCTGGCGCGGAAATTCTTCACGCGCAGCGACAACCTGCGCCCGGATTCCCCGCCGCCGCCGAAGGGCTGA
- a CDS encoding MASE4 domain-containing protein, translated as MAMRTDAAPLPQGMEAISETAPVDFIATAAATPRQRTLALGVVAVSAVVFAALIPLAKIKLAQLPAFIPAYESALLITDLVTAVLLLGQFMKLRSRAMLALAAGYLFDALIMIPHALSFPGGFGPAGVIGGGNQTTVWLYALWHAGFPLFVIAYAFLKNETRPLAAAMTQPLALAAAAFVCVVVGAMIVAVTQFHDELPPLLVNGAYSPTYVFLLGATWCLSIAAVALLWWRGLRSVLDVWVAVVMSVWIFDIGLSAVFNAARYDLGFYAGRFYGLLAASFVLVVVLLENSGLFSRIAETAEALKGQTAQLKGTVRDTLARQAEIESQLRQAQKMEAIGNLTGGMAHDFNNLLAIVIGNLDMLVNRRKDDGDVQELGNEARDAALQGADLTRRLLAFARRQPLEPQQVNLNDLISNHAQLLRRLLGAQIEVKLHLSAGVWPAIIDPTQLEAAITNLAANARDAMSGRGTLTIATGNRQLDEDYAASHPEVTAGDYALIEVTDSGTGIPPEVLARIFEPFFTTKEVGKGSGLGLSMVYGFMKQSKGHVSVYSEPGVGTTFRLYLPRSGGSAAEAVAAPVAADLRGNGEIVLAVEDVAPLRRVVVRQLTDLGYRVVEAEDAVSALAALARGPVDILFTDVILAGGQTGFDLARTARQKWPNLKVVFTSGFPDTKLNTGSGPMTNGGKLLGKPFRKEDLAKALAAVLGRG; from the coding sequence ATGGCCATGCGCACGGACGCCGCCCCTCTCCCTCAGGGCATGGAGGCCATCTCCGAAACCGCCCCGGTCGATTTCATCGCAACCGCCGCCGCCACCCCACGCCAGCGCACACTGGCGCTCGGCGTCGTCGCCGTCTCGGCCGTCGTGTTCGCGGCCCTCATCCCGCTCGCCAAGATCAAGCTGGCGCAGCTTCCCGCCTTCATCCCCGCCTACGAGTCGGCGCTGCTCATCACCGACCTCGTCACCGCCGTGCTGCTCCTCGGCCAGTTCATGAAGCTGCGTTCCCGCGCCATGCTGGCGCTCGCCGCCGGCTATCTGTTCGACGCGCTGATCATGATCCCGCACGCCCTCTCCTTCCCCGGCGGCTTCGGCCCGGCCGGCGTCATCGGCGGCGGCAACCAGACCACGGTCTGGCTCTACGCCCTGTGGCACGCCGGCTTCCCGCTGTTCGTCATCGCGTACGCCTTCCTGAAAAACGAGACGCGGCCGCTCGCCGCCGCCATGACGCAGCCGCTGGCGCTCGCCGCCGCCGCGTTCGTGTGCGTCGTCGTCGGCGCGATGATCGTCGCGGTTACCCAATTCCACGACGAGCTGCCGCCGCTGCTCGTCAACGGCGCCTATTCGCCGACCTACGTCTTCCTGCTCGGCGCCACGTGGTGCCTGTCGATCGCGGCGGTGGCGCTGCTCTGGTGGCGCGGCCTGCGCTCCGTCCTCGATGTCTGGGTCGCGGTGGTGATGTCGGTGTGGATCTTCGACATCGGCCTCTCCGCCGTGTTCAACGCGGCGCGCTACGACCTGGGCTTCTACGCCGGCCGCTTCTACGGCCTGCTCGCGGCAAGCTTCGTGCTCGTCGTCGTGCTGCTCGAAAACAGCGGCCTGTTCAGCCGCATCGCCGAGACCGCCGAGGCGCTGAAGGGCCAGACTGCCCAGCTCAAGGGCACGGTGCGCGACACGCTCGCCCGCCAGGCCGAGATCGAAAGCCAGTTGCGCCAGGCGCAGAAGATGGAAGCGATCGGCAACCTCACCGGCGGCATGGCGCACGACTTCAACAATCTGCTGGCCATCGTCATCGGCAACCTCGACATGCTGGTCAACCGGCGCAAGGACGACGGCGACGTGCAGGAACTCGGCAACGAGGCGCGCGACGCCGCCCTGCAGGGTGCCGACCTCACCCGCCGGCTGCTCGCCTTCGCCCGCCGCCAGCCGCTCGAGCCGCAACAGGTCAACCTCAACGACCTCATCTCCAACCACGCGCAGCTTCTCCGCCGCCTCCTCGGCGCGCAGATCGAGGTCAAGCTGCATCTCTCGGCCGGCGTGTGGCCGGCGATCATCGACCCGACCCAGTTGGAGGCCGCGATCACCAACCTCGCCGCCAACGCGCGCGACGCGATGTCCGGCCGCGGCACGCTGACCATCGCCACCGGCAACCGCCAGCTCGACGAGGACTATGCCGCCAGCCACCCCGAGGTGACCGCCGGCGACTACGCGCTGATCGAGGTGACCGACTCCGGTACCGGCATCCCGCCGGAAGTGCTGGCACGCATCTTCGAGCCGTTCTTCACCACCAAGGAAGTCGGCAAGGGCAGCGGCCTCGGCCTGTCGATGGTCTACGGCTTCATGAAGCAGTCGAAGGGCCACGTCAGCGTCTACTCCGAGCCCGGCGTCGGCACGACCTTCCGTCTCTACCTGCCGCGCTCGGGTGGCAGCGCGGCGGAGGCCGTCGCCGCGCCGGTCGCGGCGGATTTGCGCGGCAACGGCGAGATCGTGCTCGCCGTCGAGGACGTGGCGCCGCTCCGCCGCGTCGTCGTCCGCCAGCTCACCGACCTCGGCTACCGCGTCGTCGAGGCCGAGGACGCCGTGTCGGCGCTGGCCGCGCTCGCCCGCGGACCGGTCGATATCCTGTTCACCGACGTCATCCTCGCGGGCGGCCAGACCGGCTTCGATCTCGCCCGCACCGCGCGCCAGAAGTGGCCGAACCTCAAGGTCGTGTTCACCTCCGGCTTCCCGGACACCAAGCTCAACACCGGCTCCGGCCCGATGACCAACGGCGGCAAGCTGCTCGGCAAGCCGTTCCGCAAGGAGGATCTGGCGAAGGCGCTGGCGGCGGTACTCGGCCGCGGTTGA
- a CDS encoding cytochrome c biogenesis protein CcdA, which translates to MALDVTHGGAVLAGLVSFLSPCVLPLVPPYLCYMAGVSLDQLTTDGEDRVARRTVMLSALAFVLGFATIFVSLGAAASAIGQLVRTHLDVLSVLGGVIIIVMGLHFLGVFRIPLLLRQVRVERAHPAGPVGSYVMGLAFAFGWTPCIGPVLAAILAVAGTEATVTRGAGLLAAYSLGLGIPFLIAALFAAPFMGFMRRFRAHLGTVEKVMGGLLVVTGVLFITGNLSAFSYWLLATFPVLGTIG; encoded by the coding sequence TTGGCATTGGACGTAACCCACGGCGGCGCGGTTCTGGCGGGACTGGTCTCGTTCCTGTCGCCGTGCGTCTTGCCGCTCGTGCCGCCGTATCTCTGCTACATGGCCGGCGTCTCGCTCGACCAGTTGACCACCGACGGCGAGGACCGTGTCGCGCGGCGCACCGTGATGCTGTCGGCGCTGGCGTTTGTGCTGGGCTTCGCCACGATCTTCGTTTCGTTGGGCGCCGCGGCTTCCGCCATCGGGCAACTGGTGCGCACGCATCTCGATGTGCTGTCGGTGCTGGGCGGCGTCATCATCATCGTCATGGGGCTGCATTTCCTTGGCGTCTTCCGCATCCCGCTGCTGCTGCGGCAGGTGCGCGTCGAGCGGGCACATCCGGCCGGGCCGGTCGGCTCCTACGTCATGGGGCTGGCGTTCGCCTTCGGCTGGACGCCGTGCATCGGGCCGGTGCTGGCCGCGATCCTTGCCGTCGCAGGGACAGAGGCGACGGTGACCCGTGGGGCCGGGCTGCTCGCCGCCTATTCGCTGGGGCTCGGGATTCCGTTCCTGATCGCGGCGCTGTTTGCCGCCCCGTTCATGGGCTTCATGCGGCGGTTCCGCGCGCACCTCGGCACGGTCGAGAAGGTGATGGGCGGGCTGCTGGTCGTCACGGGCGTGCTGTTCATCACCGGCAACCTGTCGGCGTTCTCGTACTGGCTGCTGGCGACCTTCCCGGTTCTGGGCACCATCGGTTAA
- the glmU gene encoding bifunctional UDP-N-acetylglucosamine diphosphorylase/glucosamine-1-phosphate N-acetyltransferase GlmU — MARRSGHEEIMAKRSCLAIVLAAGEGTRMKSATPKVLHHVGGLPMLGHVLRAVAAGGATETAVVVGPAADAVTAFVTKMAPGATTHVQAERLGTAHAVLAAAPAIREGADDVLVVYGDTPMINGAMLARVRKGLSAGSDIVLLGFRPSDPTGYGRLLEEKGRVVAIREEKDASAEERKVGFVWSGIMGFRGDGLLPMLKKIGNANAKGEYYLTDAVALANKAGKKVTALEVDADSVTGVNDRQQLSHAEGLFQKVMREDAMAGGVTMKAPSTVWFSYDTRLGRDVTIEPNVFFGPGVTVGDNVTIRANSHIEGATIGAGAIIGPFARLRPGADIGADVHVGNFVEVKNATLGEGAKANHLTYIGDADVGAKTNVGAGTITANYDGHDKYRTVIGKGVSIGSNSVLVAPVTVGDGANVAAGSVIVHDVPADALAVARGRQEDKPGWARKFRERKLAEKAARKKP, encoded by the coding sequence GTGGCGCGCCGTTCGGGCCACGAGGAAATCATGGCGAAGCGAAGCTGCCTGGCGATCGTTCTGGCTGCCGGCGAAGGCACGCGGATGAAATCCGCGACGCCGAAGGTGCTGCACCATGTCGGCGGGCTGCCGATGCTTGGGCACGTGCTGCGCGCGGTCGCCGCCGGCGGCGCAACCGAGACGGCGGTGGTGGTCGGACCCGCCGCCGATGCAGTGACCGCGTTCGTGACGAAGATGGCGCCTGGCGCGACGACGCACGTACAGGCCGAGCGGCTGGGCACGGCGCATGCGGTGCTTGCCGCGGCGCCCGCGATCCGCGAGGGCGCCGACGATGTGCTCGTCGTCTACGGCGACACGCCGATGATCAACGGCGCCATGCTGGCGCGCGTGCGCAAGGGCCTGTCGGCGGGCTCCGACATCGTGCTGCTCGGTTTCCGGCCGAGCGATCCGACCGGCTACGGCCGCCTGCTCGAGGAGAAGGGCCGCGTCGTCGCGATCCGCGAGGAGAAGGACGCGAGCGCGGAGGAGCGCAAGGTCGGCTTCGTCTGGTCGGGCATCATGGGCTTCCGCGGCGACGGGCTGCTGCCGATGCTGAAGAAGATCGGCAACGCCAACGCCAAGGGCGAATATTACCTCACCGACGCGGTGGCGCTTGCCAACAAGGCGGGGAAGAAGGTGACCGCGCTGGAGGTCGATGCCGACTCCGTCACCGGCGTTAATGATCGCCAGCAACTGTCGCACGCCGAGGGCCTGTTCCAGAAAGTGATGCGCGAGGACGCCATGGCCGGCGGCGTCACCATGAAGGCGCCGTCAACGGTCTGGTTCAGCTACGACACCAGGCTCGGCCGCGACGTCACCATCGAGCCGAACGTGTTCTTCGGCCCCGGCGTCACCGTCGGCGACAACGTGACGATCCGCGCCAACTCGCACATCGAGGGCGCCACCATCGGCGCCGGCGCGATCATCGGGCCGTTCGCGCGGCTGCGGCCGGGCGCGGATATCGGCGCCGACGTACACGTCGGCAACTTCGTCGAGGTGAAGAACGCGACGCTCGGCGAGGGCGCCAAGGCCAATCATCTCACCTACATCGGCGACGCCGACGTGGGCGCGAAGACCAACGTCGGCGCCGGCACGATCACGGCGAACTACGACGGCCACGACAAGTACCGCACCGTCATCGGCAAGGGCGTGTCGATCGGCTCGAACTCGGTGCTGGTTGCGCCGGTGACCGTCGGCGACGGCGCCAACGTCGCGGCCGGCAGCGTCATCGTCCACGACGTGCCGGCGGATGCGCTCGCCGTGGCGCGCGGGCGGCAGGAGGACAAGCCGGGCTGGGCGAGGAAATTTCGCGAGCGGAAGCTGGCAGAGAAGGCGGCGCGGAAGAAGCCGTAA
- the glmS gene encoding glutamine--fructose-6-phosphate transaminase (isomerizing) produces MCGIVGILGQTPVAPLLVDALKRLEYRGYDSAGVATLEGGHLTRRRAEGKLKNLEAKLEKSPLGGHSGIGHTRWATHGAPTERNAHPHATKRLALVHNGIIENFRELKDELIASGVRFDTDTDTEVVAQLIERKMGEGLAPRDAVEAVLRRLTGAFSLAIIFEGEDNLMIGARRGAPLAIGHGHGEMFFGSDAVALAPFTDRVTYLEDGDWAVLTRAGATIYDENNAVVERPLVHTVASSLMVDRGNYRHFMAKEIHEQPEVVGHTLAHYLDFANGKTALPKDFAIDFAALDRLSITACGTAFYAGLVAKYWFERFARLPVDIDIASEFRYREQPLPAKGLSIVVSQSGETADTLASLRYAKSQGQKVAAIVNVQGSTIAREADFVLPTLAGPEVGVASTKAFTSQLSVLASLAVAAGRQRGHLSATDEANLVRALSEAPRLMSEALRLEPKIEALARDLAHASDVLYLGRGTSYPIAMEGALKLKEISYIHAEGYAAGELKHGPIALIDEEMPVVVIAPYDHIFEKTVSNMQEVAARGGKIILVTDAKGAEAASIKAMTTIILPEMPATITPLVYAIPVQLLAYHAAVFLGTDVDQPRNLAKSVTVE; encoded by the coding sequence ATGTGCGGGATTGTCGGCATCCTCGGCCAGACGCCGGTGGCGCCGCTTCTGGTCGATGCGCTGAAGCGACTGGAATATCGCGGCTACGACTCCGCCGGCGTTGCCACGCTGGAAGGCGGGCATCTGACGCGCCGCCGCGCCGAGGGCAAGCTCAAGAACCTCGAAGCCAAGCTGGAGAAGTCGCCGCTCGGCGGTCACTCCGGCATCGGCCACACCCGCTGGGCGACGCACGGCGCGCCGACCGAGCGCAATGCCCATCCGCACGCGACCAAGCGGCTGGCGCTGGTCCACAACGGCATCATCGAAAACTTCCGCGAACTAAAGGACGAGCTGATCGCGTCAGGCGTCCGCTTCGACACCGACACCGACACCGAGGTCGTGGCGCAACTGATCGAACGCAAGATGGGCGAGGGCCTCGCGCCGCGCGATGCGGTCGAGGCGGTGCTGCGCCGGCTTACCGGCGCGTTCTCGCTGGCGATCATTTTCGAGGGCGAGGATAATCTGATGATCGGCGCCCGGCGTGGCGCGCCGCTCGCCATCGGCCACGGCCACGGCGAGATGTTCTTCGGCTCCGATGCCGTCGCGCTGGCGCCGTTCACGGATCGCGTCACGTATCTGGAAGACGGCGACTGGGCGGTGCTGACCCGCGCCGGCGCCACGATCTACGACGAGAACAATGCCGTGGTGGAGCGGCCGCTGGTCCACACCGTCGCTTCGAGCCTGATGGTCGACCGCGGCAACTATCGCCACTTCATGGCGAAGGAAATCCACGAGCAGCCGGAAGTCGTCGGCCACACGCTGGCGCACTACCTCGATTTTGCCAACGGCAAGACGGCGCTGCCCAAGGATTTCGCCATCGATTTCGCGGCGCTGGATCGCCTGTCGATCACCGCCTGCGGCACGGCCTTCTACGCCGGCCTCGTCGCCAAGTACTGGTTCGAGCGCTTCGCACGCCTGCCGGTCGACATCGATATCGCGTCGGAGTTCCGCTACCGCGAGCAGCCGTTGCCGGCGAAGGGCCTGTCCATCGTCGTGTCGCAGTCGGGCGAGACCGCCGACACGCTCGCCTCGCTGCGCTATGCCAAGTCGCAGGGCCAGAAGGTCGCCGCGATTGTCAACGTGCAGGGCTCGACCATCGCGCGCGAGGCCGACTTCGTGCTGCCGACGCTTGCCGGGCCGGAAGTCGGCGTCGCCTCGACCAAGGCGTTCACCTCGCAGCTTTCCGTGCTGGCTTCACTGGCGGTAGCCGCCGGGCGGCAGCGCGGGCACCTTTCGGCGACCGACGAGGCGAACCTCGTCCGCGCGCTGTCCGAGGCGCCGCGGCTGATGAGCGAAGCGCTGCGGCTGGAGCCCAAGATCGAGGCGCTGGCGCGCGACCTCGCCCACGCCAGCGACGTGCTCTACCTCGGCCGCGGCACGAGCTACCCGATCGCCATGGAAGGCGCGCTGAAGCTCAAGGAGATTTCGTACATCCATGCCGAGGGTTACGCCGCCGGCGAATTGAAACACGGGCCGATCGCGCTGATCGACGAGGAGATGCCGGTCGTGGTCATCGCGCCCTACGACCACATCTTCGAGAAGACCGTGTCGAACATGCAGGAGGTCGCGGCGCGCGGCGGCAAGATCATTCTGGTCACCGACGCCAAGGGTGCCGAAGCCGCCTCGATCAAGGCGATGACGACGATCATCCTGCCCGAGATGCCGGCGACCATCACGCCGCTGGTCTATGCCATCCCGGTGCAGTTGCTCGCGTATCATGCTGCCGTTTTTCTGGGCACAGACGTTGACCAGCCGCGAAACCTCGCCAAATCCGTCACTGTGGAGTGA
- a CDS encoding DUF502 domain-containing protein, with amino-acid sequence MEPTEDSSGDPALLPPDPEPPRRKRSRTMMRLQGYFLAGLVIAAPLVLTITISWWFVQWIDNLVDPFIPPFSRPDSYLRFSIPGFGLIVAIVFITLLGFLARNYLGNRMVLYGESMLGRMPIVRGLYRGLKQIFETVISTRAKAFQTVGLIEYPRKGTWAVVFIAGDAKGEVEHYLNDTVAVFLPTTPNPTSGFLLFVKRSELTILDMSLEDAAKLVISGGLVTPEFKPPSAKPRPVKPNPPAAA; translated from the coding sequence ATGGAACCGACTGAAGATTCATCCGGCGATCCGGCGCTGTTGCCGCCGGACCCGGAGCCTCCGCGCCGCAAGCGCTCGCGCACCATGATGCGCCTGCAAGGCTATTTCCTGGCCGGGCTGGTGATCGCCGCGCCGCTGGTGCTGACCATCACCATTTCGTGGTGGTTCGTGCAGTGGATCGACAACCTCGTCGATCCGTTCATCCCGCCGTTCTCGCGGCCGGACAGCTACCTGCGCTTCTCGATCCCCGGCTTCGGCCTGATCGTCGCCATCGTCTTCATCACGCTGCTGGGATTCCTGGCCCGCAACTATCTCGGCAACCGCATGGTGCTCTACGGCGAGAGCATGCTCGGCCGCATGCCGATCGTGCGCGGACTCTACCGCGGGCTAAAGCAGATATTCGAGACGGTGATCTCGACGCGCGCCAAGGCGTTCCAGACCGTCGGCCTGATCGAATATCCGCGCAAGGGCACCTGGGCCGTGGTGTTCATCGCCGGCGACGCCAAGGGCGAGGTCGAGCATTACCTCAACGACACGGTCGCGGTCTTCCTGCCGACGACGCCGAACCCGACCTCGGGCTTTCTGCTGTTCGTCAAGCGGAGCGAATTGACGATCCTCGACATGAGCCTCGAGGACGCGGCGAAGCTGGTCATCTCCGGCGGCCTCGTCACGCCCGAGTTCAAGCCGCCGTCGGCGAAGCCGCGGCCGGTGAAGCCTAACCCGCCCGCAGCAGCCTGA
- the recG gene encoding ATP-dependent DNA helicase RecG yields MRPSLLSPLFASVRTLTGIGPKTAETLGRLLGQPEGEEARVVDLLFHLPYGVIDRSDQPGIAKAAEGQTVTLRVRIDRHNPPPPGNRRVPYRVFAHDDTGEIPLVFFHVKGDYLEKQLPVGETRTVSGTVEWFNGRPQMVHPDHIVSDEDLESLPLIEPVYPMTAGLSRKTFAKAVADAIAKLPELPEWLDAALVSERNWPPFVASLIRAHHPESAAEFTEDAPYIARLAYDEMLASQLALALLRENQRRTTGKAREGDGALRAKVLAALPFTLTNSQQQAVAEIAADLAKPERMSRLLQGDVGSGKTVVALLAAAAVIEAGGQAAIMAPTELLVRQHARTIQPLADAAGIRIAVLTGRERGKDRDDIIAGLADGSVDLLLGTHALFQAGVAFRDLALVVVDEQHRFGVHQRLALTAKGGATDVLVMTATPIPRTLVLTYYGDMDVSRLTEKPAGRKPIDTRTVPLDRLGEVVDRIRAQIAEGAKAYWVCPLVEESELLDVAAAEERYAMLAEELGPVVGLVHGRMKPPERDKVMARFIAGDIRVLVATTVIEVGVDVPDATIMVIEHAERFGLAQLHQLRGRVGRGAGASVCLLLYKAPLGQVARERLSIMRETEDGFRIAEEDLRLRGGGEILGTRQSGLPGFRIANIERHGDLMEIARDDARLIVETDPGLRTKRGAALVYLLYIFGRDDAIRLLRAG; encoded by the coding sequence ATGCGCCCCTCCCTCCTCTCCCCGCTGTTCGCCTCCGTCCGCACGCTGACCGGTATCGGCCCGAAGACCGCCGAGACGCTCGGCCGCCTGCTCGGCCAGCCCGAGGGCGAGGAGGCGCGCGTCGTCGATCTCCTGTTCCATCTGCCCTACGGCGTCATCGACCGCAGCGACCAGCCGGGCATCGCCAAGGCGGCTGAGGGGCAGACGGTGACGCTGCGGGTGCGGATCGACCGGCACAATCCGCCGCCGCCCGGCAACCGCCGCGTCCCCTATCGCGTCTTCGCCCACGACGACACCGGCGAGATCCCCCTCGTCTTCTTCCACGTCAAGGGCGACTACCTCGAGAAGCAGTTGCCGGTCGGCGAGACGCGCACCGTCAGCGGCACGGTCGAATGGTTCAACGGCCGGCCGCAGATGGTCCACCCGGACCACATCGTCAGCGACGAGGACCTGGAGTCGCTGCCGCTGATTGAGCCGGTCTACCCGATGACCGCCGGCCTATCGCGCAAGACCTTCGCCAAGGCCGTCGCCGACGCCATCGCCAAGTTGCCCGAGCTGCCCGAGTGGCTCGATGCGGCGCTGGTCAGCGAGCGCAACTGGCCGCCGTTCGTGGCGTCATTGATCCGCGCCCACCATCCGGAGTCGGCGGCGGAATTCACGGAGGACGCGCCCTACATCGCGCGCCTTGCCTACGACGAGATGCTGGCGTCGCAGCTCGCGCTGGCGCTGCTCCGCGAAAACCAGCGCCGGACTACCGGCAAGGCACGCGAGGGCGACGGCGCGTTGCGGGCGAAGGTGCTGGCCGCCCTGCCCTTCACCCTCACCAATTCGCAGCAGCAGGCGGTCGCCGAAATCGCTGCCGACCTCGCCAAGCCGGAGCGCATGTCGCGCCTGCTGCAGGGCGACGTCGGCTCTGGTAAGACGGTGGTGGCGCTGCTCGCTGCTGCCGCCGTCATCGAGGCCGGCGGCCAGGCCGCGATCATGGCGCCGACCGAGCTGCTGGTGCGCCAGCACGCCCGCACCATCCAGCCGCTCGCCGATGCGGCCGGCATCCGGATCGCGGTGCTCACCGGGCGCGAGCGTGGCAAGGATCGCGACGACATCATCGCCGGCCTCGCCGACGGCTCGGTCGACCTGCTGCTCGGCACGCACGCGCTGTTCCAGGCCGGCGTCGCGTTTCGCGACCTCGCGCTGGTCGTGGTCGACGAGCAGCATCGTTTCGGCGTCCACCAGCGCCTCGCCCTCACCGCCAAGGGCGGCGCCACCGATGTGCTGGTGATGACCGCGACGCCGATCCCGCGCACGCTGGTGCTCACCTACTACGGCGACATGGACGTATCGCGGCTGACCGAGAAGCCCGCCGGCCGCAAGCCGATCGACACGCGTACCGTGCCGCTCGACCGCCTCGGCGAGGTCGTCGACCGCATCCGCGCGCAAATCGCGGAGGGAGCCAAGGCCTACTGGGTGTGCCCGCTGGTAGAGGAGTCCGAGCTGCTCGACGTTGCCGCCGCCGAAGAACGCTACGCGATGCTCGCCGAAGAACTCGGCCCGGTCGTTGGCCTCGTGCACGGCCGCATGAAACCGCCGGAGCGCGACAAGGTCATGGCAAGATTCATCGCCGGCGACATCCGCGTGCTGGTCGCGACCACCGTGATCGAGGTCGGCGTCGACGTTCCGGACGCCACGATCATGGTCATCGAGCACGCCGAGCGCTTCGGCCTCGCCCAGCTTCACCAGCTTCGCGGCCGCGTCGGGCGCGGCGCCGGCGCCTCGGTCTGCCTGCTGCTCTACAAGGCGCCGCTCGGCCAAGTCGCGCGCGAGCGCCTGTCGATCATGCGCGAGACCGAGGACGGCTTCCGCATCGCCGAGGAGGACCTGCGGCTGCGCGGCGGCGGCGAGATTCTCGGCACCCGCCAGTCCGGCCTGCCCGGCTTCCGCATCGCCAACATCGAGCGCCACGGCGACCTGATGGAGATCGCGCGCGACGATGCGCGGCTGATCGTCGAGACCGACCCGGGCCTCAGGACCAAGCGCGGCGCGGCGCTGGTCTACCTGCTCTATATCTTCGGGCGCGACGACGCGATCAGGCTGCTGCGGGCGGGTTAG
- a CDS encoding endonuclease domain-containing protein produces MRQRVKRGRRQFARHMRSDATEAETRLWFLLRDNRFGMKFRRQVPVGTAIVDFVCFGQKLVVEVEGSQHLDNPDDQRRDADLKRRGFRVLRFWNNDVLADADAVLESIRRATIKT; encoded by the coding sequence ATGCGCCAGAGAGTTAAACGCGGCAGGCGACAGTTTGCCCGCCATATGCGGAGCGACGCGACCGAAGCCGAGACACGGCTCTGGTTTCTGTTGCGGGACAATCGCTTCGGCATGAAATTCCGCCGGCAGGTGCCGGTCGGTACGGCAATCGTGGACTTCGTCTGCTTCGGTCAAAAGCTGGTCGTCGAAGTCGAGGGCAGCCAGCATCTCGACAACCCCGACGACCAACGCCGCGATGCCGACCTGAAGCGGCGCGGGTTTCGAGTCCTGCGCTTCTGGAACAACGACGTGCTCGCAGATGCCGACGCGGTGCTGGAAAGCATACGCCGCGCGACTATCAAGACCTGA